Genomic window (Streptomyces sp. NBC_01431):
GCGCCCTCGGTGGCCTCGCGGCCTTCGGCTACCGGCTGCCCGATCTGCTGCGCAGAAAGCACGATGTCGCCCTGTGGGCGCTGTGCGTCTACTTCCTCTGCTCCGGGATCAGCTTCCTGGTCGACCTCGACGTACTGCGGGTGCACATATCCGACCTGTTCGGCCGCCCCAACATCACCTCGCTGATCGTCCAGGCCGCCGTCGTCGTGCTCACCGCCGCCCAGCAGGTCGTCCTCGTCCACTGGTCCTCCCCGCCCGAGGAGGCCCGCCGCAGGGCCGGGCGCCGGGTGACGTTCTTCGGCGCCGCGCTGTGTGTCCTGGTGGTGGCCTCCATCGCCGTCAGCCCGGTCGCGAGTTCGAAGACCGCAACGTCCACCATCCTGCTCAGCATCCAGGACGGCAGGTACGCGCTGTACATGTCCTTCTACCTGGTGATCTGCGGGATCGGGCAGTTCGAGACGGTCCGGCTCTCGCTGCGCTTCACCAAGATGGCGAACCGGCAGTGGCTGAAGGTCGGCATGCGCACGGTGACCCTCGGCGCGAGCCTGATCATGGTGTACTGCGTGACGCGCAGCATCCAGATCGCGGGCACCCGACTGCATTTCGACGGCTCGGCCCTCGACCCCATCCAGTGGTCGTGCGGCAGCATCGGAGCCCTGCTCCAGATCACCGGCTGGACCATCCCGTCGTGGGGAATCCACATCACCCGTGCCCTGGGCTGGCTGCGCAGCTACCGCTCCTACCGTCGGCTCCGGCCTCTGTGGTGGGCGCTGTACCAGGCGTCGCCGGACATCGCGCTCGACCCGCCCCGGTCCTGGGCGCGCGACCTCGTCCCGCCGCGCGATCCGCACTACAGCCTCTACCGCCGCGTCATCGAGATACGCGACGGGCAGCTGATGCTGCGCACCTCGCTCTCCCTTGCCGACTTCACGCGGGTGGCCCACTCCCTCGGCCTTCCCGAGGACCCCACCTCGCCGCTGGGTGAAGCGATCCAGTTGAGGGCCGTCCTTGACCGGCCGGCGCAGGAGCGGGCCGAGCAGGCCGACGCGTCCGACATTCCCGCGCGAGCGCCGTACGAGGACTTCCGCGACGAGGTGGAGTGGCTGGCCCAGGTCGCGTCCTGCTTCACCGCGCTCACCCAGGGCCGCGCGGTGCACGCGGCCGACCGCATCGCGTCATGACCCAGCCGAATCCCGCGCGCACCGCGGGGCGTGGTGAGACCCGCGGTGCCTCAACCAGCCTCGTTCTGCGGGCAGTTGAGCGCCTGGTCTGCCTCGACGCCGGGCACGGCGCTCGGGCCGCGCTGTCCGCCGCGTACGACACGCTGCGTGACATCCCCGAAGCGTCCGCCGCCCCGGCCGGTCTGCGCGGCGAGGACAGCGACCTGCTCGCGGCACTCGCCGAACTCTGCGAAGTGATCGGCTGGATCCTCTTCGACGCGGGCCGCTACCGCGCGGCCCACCGCATGAACACCCAGGCGCTGGCCCTCGCCGAACTCTGCGGCGACCGCTCCATCGCCCGCCTGGTGCTGCTCAACGACAGCATGGTCCACACCCACACCGGCCACGCCCCGGCAGCCCTGGACACCGCCGCCCGGGTGGCCGGGCCCCGCCCGCTGCCCACGCTGGTCGGCAGCCTCATGCTGATCCGCCGCGCACATGCGACCGCGCTGCTCGGCGGCCGCGGCGAGGCCATCGACCTCATCGATCGAGCCCGGAGCCGGTTCCTGGACGGCGCCTCGCGCCACGACCCGCCCTGGGCCTGGTGGATCGACGAGGCGGAACTGACCGGCCACCAGGGCTGGGTGCTGGCCCGGCTGCACGACTGGGACCGCGCCATCCCCCTCCTGTACGAGGCCGCGACCGCCCCCGGCCCCTCCTACCGGCACCTGTTCACCGCGGAACTCCTGGCGGCCCTCACCGGGGCCGGAGCCTGGAGCGAGGCGGAGGACCTCATCGCCGGACTCGCCCCGCGTGCCGGGGTCATCGGCTCCGTACGGACCACCGAGACCCTGGCTGGGACCGCCGCTCTGCTGATCGGCCACGCCGACGCACCGGCGAACCTGCGGGACGCGGCAGCCTTCCTGAGGGATTCCGTCACCACGCACCCCAGTGGCCCGGACCGCCCCTCCCGCTAGGCGCCACCCCCACCTCGGACAACAGACAGGGACAACATGCTCCACATACGCGTGTCGACGCCCGCGGCCGCCGCTTTCGTGGCGGTCGTTCTCCTCTTCGCCACCGGCGGACCGGTGGCCGACGTCGCCTACGGCACGTCAACAGCACCGGTGGCGGTGTCGGACACCGCCAAGGGCACCGGCAGCCCCTATCTGGCCACCCACCTCTACTTCGGGACGGGCCGCCACGGAGGCCAACCGCCCATCACCGACGACGAGTTCATGAAGTTCGTCGCCGATGTGGTCACCCCCCGGTTCCCCTCCGGGCTGACCATCCAGCAGGGCCGCGGCCAGTGGCGTGACAAGACGGGGAGCATCAACCGCGAGATCTCCTACGAGCTGACCGTGCTGTATCCCACATCGGAGGCCCGCACACACGATCCCGAGATCGAGTACATCCGCCACCTGTACTGCACGATGTACGGCCTGGAATCCGTCGGCCGGGCCGATGTCAAGGCCCAGGCCGCCTTCTGACCCCTACGGCTGGTAGGTGGGCACGGCCTGAACAGGAGCCGCCGGAGGGGGAGTTGACCCCGCAGCGGGCGGCGGCGGTCCGGTGGGGCTCGCGGTCGCGGAGGCCACGGCGCCCCGGGCCAGGCCGTCGAAGTCGACGAAGCCGGTCCCCTCCAGGACCTTCATGTGGTCGAGGACGGTCGTGTTCGTGTCGTCGGCCAGTGAACGGACCAGGGAATTACGGGTGTTCGCCCGGATCTGTGCGATCAGGGCGAAGACCTGGCCGTGCGCGGAACGCAGCAGGTTGGCGAAGTCGCGCTCGTACGCCGTGCCCGTGTCGGCCGTCAGGGTGCGCAGCCAGCCCTGTTGCAGCGTATTGGGCTGGCTCGGCAGCTCCATGCCGAGCTGCGCCGCCACCTCCCGCACCCGGGCGTCGAGGAACGTATGACCCTGGACGAGGTGCTCGCCCGCCGTCTTGACGGCCTCGGTGGGCGCCCGCTCCATGGCCTGCTGCCCCGCGGGCAGCTCCCAGAGCCCCGCGAGTCTGACGCGGGTGATGAAGTCGCGGTCGGCGGCGGAGAGCGGGCCCCAACGGGTCGGCACCGTACTGGAGTTGAGATTGGCGAGCCCGGTTCCCGAACGGCTCGCGTAGGACCAGACCGGATAGGACAGTGCGCCCACCGTCGCTATCAGGGCGAGCAGGACCAGGCCGGTGCTGGAGAAGACGATGCGACGCATGAGAGAAGTGCCTCCTGAAGTGGGTCGCGCGCGAGGGCGACGTCCTAGGGGATGCGGAGCCGGCGGATGACGAAGACCATCACGCCGAGCAGGACCAGGACCGTGCCCGTGAACAGCGAGTCGAGGTCGGTGATCCCGGCGATCGCCAGGCGGCGGTCGCCGGGATCCGCGGGGGAGCCGCGGGGCGTGACGGGGATGAGCAGCGTGCCGGCCCCCCGGTCGCTGCCGGTCGCGGGCGGCGGGGAGGGCGGGGAGGGCGGGGAGGGCGTCGTGCCATCGCCGGCCGCCACGGAGTTCGCCGCGCAGGTCAGGACGCCCGTCACGTCCTGGTGGAAACCGCCGGGCCCCAGCACGGTGAAGTCGTAGCTCTGGTGCTCGGCGACCGGCACGGTGACGGTCCTGGAGCGGCCCGGCCCGACGGTCACCGCGACTCCCGCCAGGGCGAAGCCGAACGGCGCGTCGCCCGTGTTGCTCGCCGTGACGTCCACGCCGCCGCCGGCGCAGTCGTCCGCCGAGGTGACGGACGGCACGGGCCCGCGGGCCGCCGACCGGTGCGCGGAGCGGGCTTGTGCGGCCGCCGCCGTGCCCGTCGCGACCGGGCCGGCCGTCATGGCCGTGGCCACCAGGACGGCGGCCCAGCCGAGCGTGCTCCGCCTGCTCGCACGGCGTGCGTTCCTCGCAGAAGGCATGTGCGTCCCTTTCGTAGTGAGGGGGCGCGACAGGGACTTCCTTCACTACGGGAAAGAGGAGGCGGATGTTCATCTTGGGGCGGAAGAAGATCTGTTGATGGTGTGAGCGGCGTGGGCAGGCCCGCTCACAGGCCGGGTGCGCCCCAGACCGGGAACCAGCGGGACAGGTCCGGTTCGACGCGCAGGTCGTCGGCGAGGACGGCCCTGACGCGGAGTTCGAGCGCGTTGTCACGCCGCTCGCCCGGCAATGGGGCGAACGGGTAGAAGGTGCCGCGTTTGTACAGGTACACCAGGGCGAACCGATGCCCCTGCGGATCGGCGAACCCGACCAGGGAGCACAGGAGTTGGGGCCCGAAGCCGGATCCTTCGAGGGCGGTGTTCACGGCGTGCAGATCACCGACGAGCGCGGTGAGGTCGCCCGGCTCCCGGCGGGAGAGCAGCCATGAGTATCCGTACGCGTCCCGGCTGAACTCCACCGAGGCGCGGGCCCGTTCGCTGTCCGCGTTCAGTAGGTCCGTGACGTCCTGGCGGATCTGGGCGAACGCCGTGCCCTCGACCGTGCTGAAGCACACCGAGCCCTGCCCGGTCGGCGTGAATCCGGCGGCCGCCTGCACGGTGACGGCCGCCGACGGCAGCGCGAACAGCTGGTCCAGATCGGGCGGGGCGGGCCGGGTACGGCCCAGCAGGATGTCCAGGAATCCCATGTGCTCCGTCCTCGGTCAGGGGGTGACGGCTGGTGCGGTCAGGCCGGACGTCCCAGCTCGGCGGAGATCGTGGCCAGCCGGTCCAGGCGCTGTTCCAGGCTCGGGTGGGTGGCGAAGAGCCGCGCGATACTGCTTCCCTCGCCGAGGGCCGGGACGAAGTAGAAGGCGTTGAACGCGCTCGCCGTCCGCAGGTCCTTGCTGGGGATCCGGGAAATGTCCCCGTCCAGCTTGGTCAGCGCCGAGGCGAGGGCGGAGGGATGCCCGGTGAGCAACGCCCCGGCCCGGTCGGCGGCCAGTTCCCGGTAGCGCGAGAGCGCCCGGATCAGGAGGAAGCTGAGCGAGTACACCAGCGCGGCCACCGCCATGACGGCCATCAGCACGGCGACGGTGTTCTGGTCGCGACGGCCGCGCCCGCCGTACAGCTCGGAGTAGAACGCGAAGCGGACGATCAGCCCGGCGATGACGCCCAGGAACGAGGCGACGGTGATCACCGCCACGTCGCGGTGTGCGACGTGCGAGAGTTCGTGGGCCAGCACCCCCTCCAGCTCGTCGGGCTCCAGCCGGCGCAGCAGCCCGGTGGTGACACAGAGCACGGCGTGATCGGCGTTGCGTCCGGTCGCGAACGCGTTCGGCAGATCGATGTCGGAGACGGCGATCTGAGGCCTCGGCATGTCGGCGGTGGCGCACAGGCGGTCGACGATGCCGTGCAGCTGGGGCTGCTGCTCGCGGGTCACGACCCGGCCGTGCATCGCGTACAGGGCGACCCGGTCGGAGAACCAGTACTGCGAGAACAGCACGGCCGCCGCCACCACGACGACCACCACCGTCGACCTGAGCAGGACCAGGAGCGCGGCCACGAACGCCACGTACAGCAGCCCGAGCAGGAACACCGTGAGCAGCATGCGCGCGGTCAGCTGCCGGTCGGGGGCGAAGCGGCTGTGCACGGCCGTCACTCCGTCCCCGCGTCGGTGCCGCCCGAGCGGGCGCGGGCCCGCGCGGGAAGCCTCGGGACGAGTGGCGCATTCCTGTTGATCATGGCGTGCTCCAGAACCGGTGCAGTGGTGCTCACCCTCCACCATGCCACCGCGCGGGCCCCGGCGGCGGTGCTCGTACGGGACGAATCCCGCGCGGGGGACGTGGGCCGTTCCGAAGGCCACGGACCGGTCAGCGCAGCTGTCGGCGCACCAGCTCGTGCAGACGTCCGGACGGGTCGGCGAGGAGCTCGGCGGGCGGGCCCTGCTGGACGATGCGGCCCTCGGACATGACGATCACCCGGTCGGCGTCCAGGACCGTGGACAGCCGGTGGGCGATCACGAAACGGGTGGCGCGCAGCGCCCGGGTGCTCTCGATCACGACCCGCTGGGTCTCGTTGTCGAGAGCGCTGGTGGCTTCGTCGAAGAACAGCACGCGCGGGCGCCTGACCAGCGCCTGGGCGATCATGAGCCGCTGCCGCTGGCCGCCCGAGATGGCGCCGCCGCCGGAGATCATGGTGTGCAGGCCCATCGGCATCCGCTTGATGTCCTCGGCCAGGCCCGCCATCGCGGCCGCCTCCCACGCCTCCTCCTGCGTGAACACCTCCGCACCGCAGATGCAGTCCAGGATCGACCCGCTGAGCGGCTGGGCGTTTTGCAGCACCACTCCGCACTGGCGGCGCACGGCCGCCCGGTCGAGGGCCGCCAGGTCCTGGCCGTCGTAGAGCACGCTGCCCGCGACCGGGGTGTCGAAGCCGATGAGCAGCCGCAGCAGCGTCGACTTGCCGCAGCCGCTGGGGCCGACGACGGCCACGAACTCGCCGGGCCGCACCTTCAGGGACACCTCGTCCAGGACCAGCGGCCCGTCGTCGGTGTAGCGGAAGGACAGGCCCCTGGCCTCGATCTCGCCGGACAGCTCGCCGGGCTGGGTGCTGGCCCCACGCACCTCCGGCGCCTCGTCGAGCACCGGCCTGATCTGCTCGAACATGGGCAGCACCGCGGCGGCCGAGATGAACGCCCCGGTGAGCTGGGTGACCGCCGTGAGCAGCATCGTCACCGCCGTGTTGAACGTCAGGAACGCACTGGCCGACAGGGACCCGCGGGCCGGTCCGGCGAGCAGCACGAACATGACGAGCGAACACAGCGGCAGGTACACCGCGTTGAGGACCGTCGTCAGGTTCTTGATCCGGCCCGCCCGCTTGTGCAGCTCCCTGCTGCGGGCGAACTCCCCCGCCCAGGCTCCGTACGCGAAGCTCTCCGCCGCCGCGACACGTAGCTTGGGCAGCCCGCGCAGGGTCTGGAACGCCTGGTTGTTGAGCTTGTTGCCGAGCTCCACCAGCCGGCGCTGCCAGCGCAGTTCCCACAGTCCCATGGTGAGGAAGACCGCCGCGATCACGACCAGCATCGCGAGCGCGGTGAGCGCCAGCGGCACACTGAAGCACAGCAGCAGGACGAGGTTCATCACGCCGACCGTGCCCGCCTGCACGGCGACCGGGCCGATGCCCGAAAGGACCCGGCGGATCGCGCTGACCCCCATCGCCGCACTCGCCAGCTCACCGGTGGAGCGCTCGGTGAAGAACTTCGTCGGCAGCCTCAACAGCCGGTCCCACACGGCGGGTTGGAGGGTGCTCTCGATGCGTCCCTCCATACGCAGGATGGTCAGGTTCTGGAGCAGCATGAAGGCCGCCGACACGATGCCGGTGACGATGACGGCGAGCGAGACCTGCACGATGAGGTCGTTCTCGGCGCGCGGTACATAGACGCCGAGCACCTGGCCGGTGGCGATCGGCACCAGTGCGCCGAGCGCCACCGTCACCAGACCGGCGAGCACCAGACGGCGCACATCGCCCCGGGTGCCGCGCAGACTGAACCGCAGCAGCCCCCACTTGCCCAGCGGGCGCTCCGGCAGGGGCCGGTAGAACATGACGGCACGCTGCTCGAACTCCTGCGCGTTGCCGGCGTCCACGCGGGTACGCCGGCCGGACACCGGGTGTACCGCCTCGTACCCGCCGCGGCGCCACAGCAGCGCGACCGCGGTGCCGCTCGCCGTGCGGTGCCCCACCAGCGGGCCCGCGTCCTGCTGCCACCAGCGGCCGTCGAGCCGGACCGGCCGGGTACGGATGCGGGAGGCGACCGCGACCTGCTCGACCGGATCGATCCGGTCGCTCACCGCACCGCCGTGCGCGGGGTCCGCGAGCGTGATCCCGGCCGCGTCGGCGACGAGCCGGCAGGCCGCGTACGTCGCGTCGTCACCGGAGCCCGCCGTGCGCGAAGGGGCCTTGCGGGTCCGGCCCATGGAGGTGAGCAGCGCCCGGTCGGCCTCGTCGCGAACGGCTTCGCCCGCCTTGATCCCGGCCGCCGTACGGTCCTCGTGGGCACGCTCCATGCGCTCGATCCAGCGGTCGAGCGCGGCCAGCAACCGATACTGCCGGTTGACCATGCCCTGCCACAGCTCACCGTCGACGAGCAGGTCACCGGTGGCCTCGGCGCTGAACGCCGCGCCGTACTGCACACTGCCCGGCGACACCGGAAGCCACAGCACGTCGTCGTCGGCGACCGCCTCGTCGGGGGTGGTGCGGCCGTCCAGCGGCGCCTCGAACAGCACCCGCTGGCCGCGCCCGGCACCGAGCGAGAAGGCGTGCTCCAGGAGACTGAGCGCCGCGTCCCCGGTGTCGTACTGGCTGCCGTACGGGACCTCGTGGCCGCCGGCGCCGGGATACCGGTACAGCTCCCGCAGCGGTATCCGGCGCAGCACGCACTCCCGCAGAGGGCGGCCGACGAGGGTGTGCCGAAGGCCGTCGACCGGGCCGAGCAGCAGGGTGCCCGGTTCGAGGCGGCCGAGGAAGTGCCAGTGGCCCTGCTCCGCCGCGTCGACCGCGAACAGGTCGAGCGCGCCGGCCACGACGAGCCACAGCACCTGCGGCCCCTCAAGGGACAGGCTGCGCAGACCAGTGCAGTCGACCTGGTGGCCCAAGCCGCCGAGCGCGCCGATGACCGGGTCGTGCCCGGCCGCGCCCGGGTCCGCCAGGGGATGTACGGACGTCACCTCAGTGCTCCCTGACCAGCTCGGCGTACGGTCCCCCGGCGGCCACCAGCTCCTCGTGGCGGCCGCGTTCCACCACACTGCCGTGGTCGAGCACCAGGATCTCGTCGCTGTCGCGGACCGTGCTCAGACGGTGCGCGATCACCACGCAGGCGCAGCCGCGGCGGCGCAGGTTGTCGATGATGAGGTGCTCGGTCTCGGCGTCCAGGGCGCTGGTGACCTCGTCAAGGACCAGGATGCTCGGCCGGCGCACCAGCGCGCGGGCGATCTCAAGACGCTGGCGCTGCCCGCCGGAGAAGTTGCGCCCGTCCTGCTCCACCCGGCTGTGGATGCCGCCGGGCCGGCGTGCGACGACCTCGTACAGGGCCGCGTCCTTCAGGGCGGCGATCACCGCGTCGTCGGGGATCGAGGGGTCCCACAGCGCCACGTTGTCGCGCACCGTGCCCTCGAAGAGGAACACGTCCTGGTCGACGAAGGAGACCGAGGCGGCGAGCGCCCCGCGCGCGATGTCCTCAAGGCGCTGCCCGTCGATGCGGATCGTGCCCTCCCACGGCGCGTACAGGCCCGAAATCAGCCGGGAGACAGTCGACTTGCCGCTTCCCGAGCCACCGACCAGCGCCACCTGCTGCCCCGGCCCGACGGTCAGCGAGAACCCCGTCAGGAGGGGCTTGTCGAGCGGGCTGTAGCCGAAGGTGATGTCCTCAAGGGTCACATGGCCCTTGAGCCGGCGCGTGCTCATTGCCGGTTCGGGGCGCGAGTGCAGCGAGTCCACCGGGAAGTTCTCGACGTCCTTGAGCCGGGCGACGTCCGCCGCGAAGTCCTGGATGCGGCCCGCCACCCCGTTGAGCCGGGTGACGGGCGCCGTGAAGCGGGTCACCAGCGCCTGGAA
Coding sequences:
- a CDS encoding DUF4142 domain-containing protein gives rise to the protein MRRIVFSSTGLVLLALIATVGALSYPVWSYASRSGTGLANLNSSTVPTRWGPLSAADRDFITRVRLAGLWELPAGQQAMERAPTEAVKTAGEHLVQGHTFLDARVREVAAQLGMELPSQPNTLQQGWLRTLTADTGTAYERDFANLLRSAHGQVFALIAQIRANTRNSLVRSLADDTNTTVLDHMKVLEGTGFVDFDGLARGAVASATASPTGPPPPAAGSTPPPAAPVQAVPTYQP
- the htpX gene encoding zinc metalloprotease HtpX, coding for MHSRFAPDRQLTARMLLTVFLLGLLYVAFVAALLVLLRSTVVVVVVAAAVLFSQYWFSDRVALYAMHGRVVTREQQPQLHGIVDRLCATADMPRPQIAVSDIDLPNAFATGRNADHAVLCVTTGLLRRLEPDELEGVLAHELSHVAHRDVAVITVASFLGVIAGLIVRFAFYSELYGGRGRRDQNTVAVLMAVMAVAALVYSLSFLLIRALSRYRELAADRAGALLTGHPSALASALTKLDGDISRIPSKDLRTASAFNAFYFVPALGEGSSIARLFATHPSLEQRLDRLATISAELGRPA
- a CDS encoding MAB_1171c family putative transporter encodes the protein MNTVNSALSWTCALGGLAAFGYRLPDLLRRKHDVALWALCVYFLCSGISFLVDLDVLRVHISDLFGRPNITSLIVQAAVVVLTAAQQVVLVHWSSPPEEARRRAGRRVTFFGAALCVLVVASIAVSPVASSKTATSTILLSIQDGRYALYMSFYLVICGIGQFETVRLSLRFTKMANRQWLKVGMRTVTLGASLIMVYCVTRSIQIAGTRLHFDGSALDPIQWSCGSIGALLQITGWTIPSWGIHITRALGWLRSYRSYRRLRPLWWALYQASPDIALDPPRSWARDLVPPRDPHYSLYRRVIEIRDGQLMLRTSLSLADFTRVAHSLGLPEDPTSPLGEAIQLRAVLDRPAQERAEQADASDIPARAPYEDFRDEVEWLAQVASCFTALTQGRAVHAADRIAS
- a CDS encoding phospholipase domain-containing protein, whose product is MPSARNARRASRRSTLGWAAVLVATAMTAGPVATGTAAAAQARSAHRSAARGPVPSVTSADDCAGGGVDVTASNTGDAPFGFALAGVAVTVGPGRSRTVTVPVAEHQSYDFTVLGPGGFHQDVTGVLTCAANSVAAGDGTTPSPPSPPSPPPATGSDRGAGTLLIPVTPRGSPADPGDRRLAIAGITDLDSLFTGTVLVLLGVMVFVIRRLRIP
- the pspAB gene encoding PspA-associated protein PspAB, with translation MGFLDILLGRTRPAPPDLDQLFALPSAAVTVQAAAGFTPTGQGSVCFSTVEGTAFAQIRQDVTDLLNADSERARASVEFSRDAYGYSWLLSRREPGDLTALVGDLHAVNTALEGSGFGPQLLCSLVGFADPQGHRFALVYLYKRGTFYPFAPLPGERRDNALELRVRAVLADDLRVEPDLSRWFPVWGAPGL
- a CDS encoding DUF3574 domain-containing protein, with amino-acid sequence MLHIRVSTPAAAAFVAVVLLFATGGPVADVAYGTSTAPVAVSDTAKGTGSPYLATHLYFGTGRHGGQPPITDDEFMKFVADVVTPRFPSGLTIQQGRGQWRDKTGSINREISYELTVLYPTSEARTHDPEIEYIRHLYCTMYGLESVGRADVKAQAAF
- a CDS encoding DNA-binding protein gives rise to the protein MTQPNPARTAGRGETRGASTSLVLRAVERLVCLDAGHGARAALSAAYDTLRDIPEASAAPAGLRGEDSDLLAALAELCEVIGWILFDAGRYRAAHRMNTQALALAELCGDRSIARLVLLNDSMVHTHTGHAPAALDTAARVAGPRPLPTLVGSLMLIRRAHATALLGGRGEAIDLIDRARSRFLDGASRHDPPWAWWIDEAELTGHQGWVLARLHDWDRAIPLLYEAATAPGPSYRHLFTAELLAALTGAGAWSEAEDLIAGLAPRAGVIGSVRTTETLAGTAALLIGHADAPANLRDAAAFLRDSVTTHPSGPDRPSR
- a CDS encoding NHLP bacteriocin export ABC transporter permease/ATPase subunit, which codes for MTSVHPLADPGAAGHDPVIGALGGLGHQVDCTGLRSLSLEGPQVLWLVVAGALDLFAVDAAEQGHWHFLGRLEPGTLLLGPVDGLRHTLVGRPLRECVLRRIPLRELYRYPGAGGHEVPYGSQYDTGDAALSLLEHAFSLGAGRGQRVLFEAPLDGRTTPDEAVADDDVLWLPVSPGSVQYGAAFSAEATGDLLVDGELWQGMVNRQYRLLAALDRWIERMERAHEDRTAAGIKAGEAVRDEADRALLTSMGRTRKAPSRTAGSGDDATYAACRLVADAAGITLADPAHGGAVSDRIDPVEQVAVASRIRTRPVRLDGRWWQQDAGPLVGHRTASGTAVALLWRRGGYEAVHPVSGRRTRVDAGNAQEFEQRAVMFYRPLPERPLGKWGLLRFSLRGTRGDVRRLVLAGLVTVALGALVPIATGQVLGVYVPRAENDLIVQVSLAVIVTGIVSAAFMLLQNLTILRMEGRIESTLQPAVWDRLLRLPTKFFTERSTGELASAAMGVSAIRRVLSGIGPVAVQAGTVGVMNLVLLLCFSVPLALTALAMLVVIAAVFLTMGLWELRWQRRLVELGNKLNNQAFQTLRGLPKLRVAAAESFAYGAWAGEFARSRELHKRAGRIKNLTTVLNAVYLPLCSLVMFVLLAGPARGSLSASAFLTFNTAVTMLLTAVTQLTGAFISAAAVLPMFEQIRPVLDEAPEVRGASTQPGELSGEIEARGLSFRYTDDGPLVLDEVSLKVRPGEFVAVVGPSGCGKSTLLRLLIGFDTPVAGSVLYDGQDLAALDRAAVRRQCGVVLQNAQPLSGSILDCICGAEVFTQEEAWEAAAMAGLAEDIKRMPMGLHTMISGGGAISGGQRQRLMIAQALVRRPRVLFFDEATSALDNETQRVVIESTRALRATRFVIAHRLSTVLDADRVIVMSEGRIVQQGPPAELLADPSGRLHELVRRQLR